Proteins found in one Arthrobacter pascens genomic segment:
- a CDS encoding LysM peptidoglycan-binding domain-containing protein, with amino-acid sequence MSAISASQDPRPQFVSVQHLTSLPHPGRRPGKESLPPLRLTRRGKIVLIGIPLMLLTALLLSLVGFLNAPAKAADSTADLALTRTVSVTVQAGESLWAIAGTVAPERDPRDVIADIVQLNNLSAGSVVPGQQLFVPTK; translated from the coding sequence ATGTCAGCTATATCTGCTTCGCAGGATCCCCGTCCGCAGTTCGTCTCAGTCCAGCACCTCACGTCGCTGCCCCACCCGGGCCGCCGGCCGGGCAAGGAGTCCCTGCCTCCTCTTCGCCTCACCCGCCGGGGAAAGATCGTGCTCATCGGCATCCCGCTGATGCTCCTGACTGCGCTGCTGCTCTCCTTGGTGGGCTTCCTCAACGCCCCTGCCAAGGCAGCCGACTCCACCGCCGACCTTGCCCTCACCCGTACGGTCTCCGTCACGGTTCAGGCTGGCGAGTCACTCTGGGCCATAGCGGGCACCGTCGCGCCTGAGCGGGACCCGCGGGACGTGATCGCTGACATCGTCCAGCTCAACAACCTCAGTGCCGGGTCCGTGGTCCCCGGCCAGCAACTGTTCGTTCCCACTAAATAG
- the hisB gene encoding imidazoleglycerol-phosphate dehydratase HisB codes for MSSTGSNAAEARTARMERATSESSVLVEINLDGTGVSDIDTSVPFYDHMLTALCKHSLIDMTVKATGDTHIDVHHTVEDVAITFGEVLRTALGNKAGIRRFGEATVPLDEALAHAVVDVSGRPYLVHGGEPAGQEYHLIGGHFTGSLTRHVFEAITLHAGICLHMNVIAGRDPHHIVEAQFKAFARALRAAVEPDPRVEGIPSTKGAL; via the coding sequence ATGAGTTCCACCGGATCGAATGCTGCCGAGGCCCGGACCGCACGCATGGAGCGTGCCACCAGTGAATCGTCAGTGCTTGTGGAGATCAACCTCGACGGCACCGGCGTATCGGACATCGACACATCGGTCCCGTTCTACGACCACATGCTGACAGCCCTGTGCAAGCACTCCCTCATTGACATGACGGTCAAGGCCACCGGCGATACGCACATTGATGTCCACCACACGGTGGAGGACGTGGCCATCACCTTCGGCGAAGTCCTTCGTACCGCGTTGGGCAACAAGGCCGGGATCCGCCGGTTCGGTGAAGCCACCGTGCCGCTTGATGAGGCGCTGGCGCACGCGGTGGTGGATGTCTCCGGCCGGCCATATCTGGTGCACGGCGGCGAGCCTGCCGGACAGGAATACCACCTGATCGGTGGCCATTTCACCGGTTCCTTGACGCGCCACGTGTTTGAGGCCATTACCCTCCACGCGGGTATCTGCCTCCACATGAACGTGATTGCCGGCAGGGACCCGCACCACATTGTGGAAGCGCAGTTCAAGGCGTTCGCCCGCGCCCTGCGTGCAGCCGTCGAGCCTGATCCGCGTGTGGAGGGAATTCCCTCCACCAAGGGTGCGTTGTGA
- a CDS encoding histidinol-phosphate transaminase, with product MNDQLERLNRLPLRSNLRGLTPYGAPQLDVPILLNVNENSHGVPADVRAAISAAVTEAAAGLNRYPDREFTELREALAEYLGHGLDATNLWAANGSNEVLQQILQAFGGPGRTALGFPPTYSMYPLLASGTDTEYIVGTRAEGYGLSAESAALQVEELQPNIVFLCSPNNPTGTGLGLDVVEAVYSAGEAAQTIVIVDEAYHEFAHDGTPSALTLLPGRERLIVTRTMSKAFALAGARLGYMAAAPEVTDALRLVRLPYHLSAVTQATALAALRHREALMAEVEDIKKQRDRIVAELTRMGLKPAASDSNFIFFGGLESPHAVWQELLDAGVLIRDVGIPGHLRVTAGTEMETTAFLNALESILARQAKLPA from the coding sequence GTGAATGACCAGCTAGAACGCCTGAACCGCCTTCCGCTCCGGAGCAACCTCCGCGGTCTGACCCCCTACGGGGCACCGCAGTTGGATGTTCCTATCCTGCTGAACGTGAACGAAAACTCGCATGGCGTTCCGGCGGATGTACGGGCTGCCATCAGCGCGGCCGTAACGGAAGCAGCCGCGGGACTCAATCGCTATCCGGACCGTGAGTTTACCGAGCTCCGGGAGGCGCTGGCTGAATACCTGGGCCATGGACTGGACGCCACGAATCTTTGGGCAGCCAACGGGTCGAATGAAGTTCTCCAGCAGATCCTCCAGGCTTTCGGTGGGCCCGGGCGCACGGCGCTGGGCTTCCCGCCCACGTATTCCATGTATCCTCTGCTCGCCAGCGGCACGGACACCGAATACATCGTGGGGACGCGTGCTGAAGGCTACGGGCTGAGCGCGGAATCCGCGGCGTTGCAGGTTGAGGAACTTCAGCCGAACATCGTTTTCCTCTGTTCACCCAACAACCCCACCGGGACAGGCCTTGGCCTGGATGTGGTGGAAGCCGTCTACTCGGCAGGCGAGGCCGCCCAGACCATCGTGATAGTTGATGAGGCCTACCACGAGTTCGCCCACGACGGCACGCCGAGTGCACTCACATTGCTGCCCGGCAGGGAACGCCTCATTGTCACTAGGACCATGAGCAAGGCCTTTGCCCTGGCGGGGGCACGCCTGGGCTACATGGCCGCTGCACCCGAAGTGACGGACGCCCTGAGGCTGGTCCGGTTGCCCTATCACCTCTCAGCCGTCACCCAGGCCACAGCCCTGGCTGCTCTCCGGCACCGCGAGGCGCTGATGGCGGAGGTTGAGGATATCAAGAAGCAGCGGGACCGGATCGTGGCGGAACTGACCAGGATGGGCCTCAAGCCGGCTGCCTCGGATTCCAACTTCATTTTCTTCGGCGGACTGGAGAGCCCCCACGCCGTCTGGCAGGAACTGCTGGACGCCGGTGTGCTCATCCGGGACGTCGGCATCCCAGGCCATCTTCGCGTCACCGCCGGAACTGAGATGGAAACCACAGCGTTCCTTAACGCCCTGGAAAGTATCCTGGCACGCCAGGCCAAACTCCCCGCCTAA